DNA from Fusarium verticillioides 7600 chromosome 4, whole genome shotgun sequence:
GTTGAGGACGCCAGACTTTCTTCGCTCAGCGAATGAGCATCGTCGTCTGCGTTCTCCTCCTGGAATTAAGTCAGCATAACATGCATATGAGCAACCAACATAAAACCCATAAGCCTGTTGGTTTGTCGGTCTTATCTCACCTCGGCAAGCTGCTGCCAATGCGTAGGTTCCAGAATGCCGGTATCCCCAACATTCACCTGCGCATGTTGAGGGGGGCTTTTTGAGGGGCTCTTTGAGGGACTTTTGCCAGTATTCTTGGCAGGGCTCTTTTCACTCTTCGGGCTTGTCGCAGCCGCCGGCGGTGTCGACATTTTGAGTCCTTATACGTTTGTCGCAAAGACCTTGTTCGTTGGGGGGGTCCTTTTAGCTTTCGGGAGCTTATATAGCGCAGAGTCTATGtgggaaaaagagaaaaacCGAAAAAACAAATCTGGGAATTTTCGGTCGGGGGAAATAAATGATAAGATAAATGATTCTACTCCATATTTTGGGGGGGGTTCGGCGAATTATAGTGACGAGACCTGGGGGTAGAGTGGTAGACGAGCGAATGAGGTGCTTGGCCGAGGGTTCTTAGTTGATCAGCATGAGGAGACGTGTCAGTTTGTGCAGGGTTCGAGGTGGGGGGATCATGCATCGTTTTGACGGTCCTAATCTGCTAAAGAGACGATTAAATCATATCATATTTGAAGTCGCTTTTAATGATGACGGTGCTCAACTAGAAGCACAACTATATCAGTGCAAGCTAAAACCCCAAATCCGATACTCTCATCTCACATTGTTAGAGGAAGCTTCTCATCGCGACGCTCACCTGAGCTACGATAACTTAGTCTACATGGATAACATGACACTAGCCCGATAAAGTATGGCATGAACACCCTAAAATCGATCCTGGGCAGCAAGATTCGCCGATGCCGTGAAGAGGAGTCAATGGTACGTTAATACATTGATGATGCGATTGCTTGCATTGAGACGACTACCAATGCGATTAGGCGCCAGCAGTTTGAACGTGTATTTGAAAACCACCCTTGACTCATAGCTGACCATCCACACTTGCTAAAAGTTCCTGCTCCCAATCATCATCGCTAGCGTCCCATTCGGCGGTCCCCTCCTCGCCATCAAACCAAAGCCCTTCCCCAAGTCTGGCCTCGCAAGCTATGCCCTTATTCTCAAGAAATCTCATAAACCGACCTCCGGGAACATCTCCAATCGGCTCACCACGTCTCTTAGTCCCAACAACAATTCCCTTCAGATAAACGCGCTTCAAAGCAGGAAACTCACTCGCCGTCAAAGCTCTCTCGAGCATGTTTATCAACCTCTCGCTACCGAGACCGTCCTGGTCACTTCTGAAGAACCCTTCTGCATCGTCGACGGCGCCGTCTCCATGCTCTATCCCAATTCGTTGCTCTACCGATAGCGTCTCGAGCGTTTCACGCGAGGCTTGTAAAATATTCTCCCAATCTTTATGGGCGGAAACCTCAGCACTTGTTGACCAGAAATAGCTGACCATTCTTGCTGACAGGTAACTTTGGGATGGCTGCCAGAGATGCAAGTGCCGTAGCCTTGGCAATCTAGATGGGGGCGCGTCGTTATGAAATGGTAAGAAGCCGGATAACGGTCTGGGTATGACAGCCCATCCACGAAGTCTACCATACGTAGGGTCATCGGGTGGACTGTAGATATCTTCTGGCAGGCGTGGAAAGTCGTCCTCCAAAGTTGCTCTTGATTCTATCGGTTTGTCAAGTAGTCCGAGCTCCAGTCGCTCGACGGTTGAGCACGACTCCAATATCCATTTGGCAACGGCCGTAGGTATAGAGCCCTCGAGCTTTACATAACGGAGCTTCGTGAGTTTAGGAGCGGATGGGCAAAAAGACCTATGCGCATGCTGGTCGAAGTAAAGGGGGTCTCCATatatctcaagagccttgacgTTGGTAAAATATGGTATGATTTGCCAAAGGTCTATCTTGGAGCAAATCATCGTGCAGATAGACTCAACTCGTGAACACAGCTGTTTCAGCCGGCCAATGTCCTCGAACAACATATCATGCAGCATAGCGAAGAATGCTTGCGCCTTCCATTGCCCCAGGTATCCAGTGTCCCAGTAGTCAAAGCGGTGTGACGTAGAAATTATGGGTGAGGGCTGGTTCGAGTTGTAAGCCTCGTAGAATGTATATTGGTGGAACCCGATATTGGTCCATAACAGAGGCTCAGCAAGTCTGTTGAGTCTTTTACATGTTCGAGATAGCTGAGTGAGTTCGTGCGCCGTGGCattggccatgatgatgctgacaatCTCTTCAGGTAGGGAATCCATTGTTGAAGGGCGTCGTGAGCGGGGTCGAACAGCAACAAAAAAGTATATGGAGGGGGAAACGAGAGAGAGAGTATGAGATATTTATCAGCAGTTTAGAGCATTGACGATAATAAACAAGTCAAAGCTCAGGCGGTCAATGACTCAGACGGGGAGCTAGGTAGATATTGTCGCTTTGCATTAATTAATTGAAGCACCAAAGCCCCGCAATCAaggctgatgaagctgggATCATGAGACAATATATCGCTAGGTACAACATACCCTGGAGTACCTAGTGGTATGCCACGATTCCACAGCACAGTGCCCGTGTAAATGTCCCATTGCTTGTAGCAAAGGGAAGATTGGCTTAAAAACTTCAAATTTAATAATTAAATCATGCATTAGAATAGTATTTCTATTGGGGGTATTTGTACTCACCACAGAATCATCCTAGCTTCGGGCTGAATGTGAAACAGTCACGATGTCGTCAAACCGAGCTCTCTGAAGGCAAGCCCGAATCCATGATGTCTCCACCGTCATCAAAAGATTCAACTCCAAGATAGATGAATAACCTGAGCCGATAAAGACTGGTCAAGTGAACGATTAGCACCCAAAGTTTCTCGAGCAGCCAGGTTGGCCCTAAACTGAAGTTGCTTGTGGAGCTTTCTTGGATGTGTGACCCCATTTAACACTCGGAGCGAAGTCCCCTGTTTGACAGTCTTATATAGTTCCATACACGTCGGCTGTTTCGACGTAAACCTTACTGGCAAGGCAGCTGGGATTTGGGATTTTGGATGATGGGGATGATGGGTTTACGGCCAGTACCCGTGATGGTGTCGGCCAAGCTGTTATTGGCATTCTCAGTCATCTAGAAGAAACAGTGAACCGCATTGCCTATATCTCGTCTACAGAGCTATCTCTGAATGACATTCTGGAGGCTGAATAAAAGCTTGTCGGTAAGGAAGGTTGGAAGATCACGCATGTCAAGACGGATGAGGAGATTGCCAAGGCACAGAAGATCATTGCAACTGCCACCGAAATGATGCCCAGAATGATGACTACTGGAAGACTGGGTCTTGCAGTCAATGTTCAGGAAAGATCTCAGGCGAATTTTGAGAAACGGGGCATCCTTGAGAATGACTCGTTGGGAGTACCACAGGAGAGCatcgaagaggttgtcgcACGAGTCAAGAACGGGCGATAGAGATGCGCCTGTTGGGAATATAGACACAAAAATGAGCCAGATACTGTTGCTTATCTCTCACGTTTGTCAATACTTGTAGGTAATTACATGGTCTGATCCAGCATGCGGGCATCGTACTCCTTCGTTGCTGAGCCTGTGCAACAATGCCTCTTGATACTAATATGTCAAATATACCAACAGGAGTGGATAAACTTATCCCACCAGTAATTTCTGACCTGTGCAGGGCAATCCTTGGTTAACGATATGATTTGCCAGCGATGCTTTGAGATGAGGGGAATGCTCACGTGTGGAGAAGCGTCGAATCCAATTCGACCCATATCCGGCACTCAACTTCAGCTGACGTATCCTCAGCCGGATATCTTGAATCGGATCACCTGCTAAACAATatagaagaagaaacttAGTTGGTTCAAGTTGAAGTTACAGACAAATGCTAGCAGCAGCACGAGCAGAACTCGCGTCTGGTGATTCAGGCGCCGGCCCAAATGGTGCCTCCACAAAACCGCCCAAGAAGCGCGTCCGCAATTTCACGGCAGATGATCGAGCTGCACATCgcatctttgagaagaagcggcGAGAGCTGTTTCGAGAGCGACTTAATGTGAGATCATTCTTCTAATCTGTACTAGACCTTGTCTAACGTTTTGTTGTAGGACTTGGCGAAAGAACTGCCTGCGCTAGCTGGGAAGAACCCCGCCAGGCTGTCAAAGCACGACGTGATTGAAGAGAGTATAAATCGTCATCAGTTTGAGCGTGGTGCATGCCTGGATGTGATACAAGCGTATAGAGCTATGGTCCGGGAGCGAGATCAGTTGTTGGCTGAAGTGAATACCTGGCGAGCTACGGCTGGGGGGCCTGAACGTCATGCTGCCAGCAACCAGATGGACCTTGATGAGTTGGGAAAGCTGGAGGCCAAAGTTCGAGGTCAACAGGCAGAAGGCCGTCGCGCTGAAGTCCAAGATTCTGCTCCAGTAGACGCAAGCTATACTATCGTCAACGATCCGacttctcagccttctttctctccccCTACCAATTCTACTCATCCAGGACCAGTACCCCACCCAGCCTTACTAGGGAACGAAGAAGGTAGTCTGAtttcaagctcttcattCGAGCCAGGTGGCCCGATATCTGACCCGAACGCCTTTCTGAACACGACCATGGCATTGATGGAAACGCAACATTTACCGAACCAAGCTATGATGATGCCACTAAAGAATATGAGCGACCCCAGCGCCGATGCGATTACAGAACCGCAATTGGAGAACGGCAGGCCCATCTCCAATATGCACGACTTCTTTGCGGACACTTCAGCCGATCACATATCTCTCGCAGACTGGGGCACGGATTTTCCTCTTTCAGCGATGGACTTTGGGCCAGATACGACACTTCAACAATATTGTTTCTAGTACTCTTGGCAACTTGTTTTGCTGGTCAATTTCAGGCGATATGGAGCCCTGTCTACACTTTGGCCAGCATagcctcaaccttggccttgcttcGCTCTTCACCACCAATAAACAGTGTCAGCGCATCTGCCAAACGAGTTTTGGTAGCTTCGTCAGCTTCATTCGCTTTGTCAATCTCAGCACCGCCATTAGCAAGATAATTGACATCAGTGCTGGCCAACTTTCCATCCCAGTCTGGGCCAGCCAAGGGATCGATAGAGAGGAGCTTTGTGAGACGCTCCGGCAGTGGATTGGCGTTCTTGTAGGCATGGACAGGTTTGGGTAGGCCTTCTCCAGGTTGCTTGGAAGCATCATAGGGAAGCTTagagagcttctcgaggacgGTATGGGAAATGGTGGCGGAGTGGCACCCCATTTCACCAGCTGCCATAGCCTCTTGAGGCGTGATGAAGCTAGGGATCGTCAGAAGGAAACTCGGATTGGTGAATCTTTCTTACCTGGCGTTCTTCACGAGGGGTTGTTCCTTTCCGGTTTCCTTGTAAAGTCGTTTGTATGTCTCAAGAATCTGAACGATGCGCGGAGAATTTGGGTGCTCCAGCGCAGGGTCAGCAACGTCTGGCCAAAGAGATAGCTCATCGTGCGCCCGAGTTTCTGTAGTTCTGTGTTAATTCTATACTTCTACTGCTTGTTCCTTAACATACCGTTATAATAGGGACTGATGTACAGCATACCAGCCTGGCTGCAAGCGATAGCCTGCGCAAGACTGAAAAGTGCCGTGCCAAGTGTCGGGATGCCCTCGGCGGAGAGAATCTTCGCAGCGTTCAAAGCAGGCCCCGTAGAAGGGATCTTGATGCAGAATCGCTCTCGCGAGATGCCGGCTCTGGCAAATTCCTTATCATAAAGGCGTGCATGATCAAGAGTTGCTTGTGTGTCGTAGGCTTTGGAGGGAAGTGTCTGCAGAAGAACACGTCCTTGGATGGAAtcgatgttcttcttgcacATAAGAACAGCCTGTAAGCTAGTGAGCAGGCTTTCATTGACTCCGGTGAGATGTATCATTTACCATGCGCGTATAAATGGCGAGCCAGccttggtctttgagctcCTTTGTAATTTGCTCGAACAAGTCTTTGTTCGAATCATCGCCGAGTTGGATGTCAACCCAAAGTTGGTTGCTGGTCTGATCATGGAACTTGAATGGCATGGCTTTGATCCACTCTGGAGCCATCCAGTCGACATCCACGTTGACTAAGCCCATCAGCATTTCGTCGTCAAGGGATTTTTCAGAAATGAAACGTACGCTGCTcttcgagcttgtcaagccaTGATTGAATTCCGGTGCTTCCCATTTTGGATAAAGTTTGCAGAATGTTCTGTTGGTAGATTCAAAAGATGTTTGTTTTCAATGACTTACTTTTCTTAGTGTAGCATGGAGAGCGGACGAGGAATACGCTTATAACCTTACTTCCATCAAGTTGTCAATCATCGAATGGCTCCAAATTGCCGAGATTTCGACCGTGATGTAACCTGCCCTGCGTGTATCAAGTCTCTGTACACTATTCCCCTCCTAAGCCCTGCGTGTGCCAATCCATTCCGCCGAATCTTCCCCGCCCGTGCCCTGTGTGTTCCAATGCCCTGCGTGTGGCATCAGCATGTTAGTGCATTCGAATCGGCCAATTGGGTGGTTGACCCGATTACACTAACTCTTCCTTCGGGGGCAATTGTTTAGCTTGCCGAGACCCGGCACTTCAGGAACATTCTTGTTTGCCTCATCTCACATGATGTAAATTCCTATGCGGGGTGGAATCAGCCAGTCTGGGGTGGAAGTGGCGCCATTCTAAGAAGAGTATGGAGCGAAAGTTGATACTCCGGGGAACCTAGTCACCCCGCAAGTTGATGCTCTGATCGACGAATATAAGAGTGGCTCTCTTGCGCTGATGGACAGACATGATGTTCAAGAGCTATCAATTGGTTACCAGTAATTCTGCAGATTTCACAAAACATTATGGACCGCAAGTCTGATATTGAAGATCAGGTCAagcatgatgttgaacaCATCGACCATCTCACGCCACAAGACTTTACTCGAAATGCCAACGCCAAGTATGTTGCTCATCGGACAGTAGACAGTTGCTGATATCGTCAATTTGCAGAATTCGTAATCCTCTTGCTGGCATATCTCAAGCTGACCTGCGAACGCAAGTCAATGCCTTCTGCGAAGACTACGACTTCCAGGACAAAATAGACGTCTTCTACCGGGGTGCACTCGCAGCTCAAAACCCTACTAGCTACGAGAACATCGAAGAGCTTACTGACGAGGACAAACGCGTGCTGCAAAGGGAAGTGACTCATAAGTGGCATCTTCCTCGTACTCTCTACTACGGCATTGCTCTTTGCTCTCTTGGATCTGCCGTTCAAGGCTGGGACAACACTGGGGCAAACGGAGCTAACCTATCTTTCCCGCAAGAATTCGGCATTGAGCATAGAACCACTCTTATTGGTGTCATCAACTCTGGGCCCACGCTCTTCGGTCTGTTGAGTGCTTGGGCAGCTGATCCTATCAACAACCGCATTGGCCGTCGAGGCGCCATTTTCTTGACCGGCCTCTTCTGTATCTTTCCGGTACTTGCTCAAGCGTTTACCCAGAACTGGTGGGGACTCTTGATATGTCGTCTTTTTATGGGCTTGGGAATGGGTATCAAGATCTCGACCATTCCCATTTACTCCGCCGAGATTGCCCCAGCTTCCATCAGAGGCGGCATTGTCACCAGCTTTCAGCTATGGGTTGCTTTCGGCATTTTTGTAGGATTCTGCTCGAACCTCATCTGGTATCGTATCAGAGACCTTGCTTGGCGGTTCCAGCTTGCAGCTGCGTTTGTCCCAGCTAT
Protein-coding regions in this window:
- a CDS encoding transaldolase; the encoded protein is MGSTGIQSWLDKLEEQLNVDVDWMAPEWIKAMPFKFHDQTSNQLWVDIQLGDDSNKDLFEQITKELKDQGWLAIYTRMAVLMCKKNIDSIQGRVLLQTLPSKAYDTQATLDHARLYDKEFARAGISRERFCIKIPSTGPALNAAKILSAEGIPTLGTALFSLAQAIACSQAGMLYISPYYNETRAHDELSLWPDVADPALEHPNSPRIVQILETYKRLYKETGKEQPLVKNASFITPQEAMAAGEMGCHSATISHTVLEKLSKLPYDASKQPGEGLPKPVHAYKNANPLPERLTKLLSIDPLAGPDWDGKLASTDVNYLANGGAEIDKANEADEATKTRLADALTLFIGGEERSKAKVEAMLAKV